From a single Sebaldella sp. S0638 genomic region:
- a CDS encoding MarR family winged helix-turn-helix transcriptional regulator, with the protein MYENIEVLLDEFYKTYYKIEEINLNQVIKCLTTTELHVIEAIGDQLLTMNELSEKLGITMGTASVAINKLSEKNFIERERSDDDRRKVFVKLSKKGLLAYKYHNSFHSNILEKVTSEISKSKMETFIEVFETIVRNLNKVKKDIQPESILNFEKGDVIQVSNIKGSPAIKKYLNEKGINIKSLIKINDKNKHILSLLVDGDEKIINIEDAADIMVIRNYI; encoded by the coding sequence ATGTACGAAAATATAGAAGTTTTACTGGATGAGTTCTATAAAACTTATTATAAAATAGAGGAAATTAATCTGAATCAGGTAATAAAGTGCCTGACTACCACAGAACTTCACGTTATAGAAGCTATAGGAGACCAGCTTCTTACCATGAACGAGCTGTCGGAAAAACTTGGAATTACTATGGGTACAGCATCTGTAGCCATAAATAAACTATCAGAAAAGAACTTTATTGAAAGAGAAAGAAGCGATGATGACAGAAGAAAGGTATTTGTAAAACTTTCTAAAAAAGGACTTCTCGCATACAAATATCATAACAGCTTTCACAGTAACATCCTTGAAAAAGTTACCAGTGAAATCTCAAAAAGTAAAATGGAGACTTTTATAGAAGTTTTTGAAACTATTGTGAGAAATCTAAATAAAGTAAAAAAAGATATTCAGCCTGAATCTATCCTGAATTTTGAAAAAGGAGACGTAATACAGGTTTCAAATATAAAAGGAAGCCCTGCAATAAAAAAATACCTGAATGAAAAAGGTATTAACATAAAATCATTAATTAAAATCAATGATAAAAACAAACATATTTTATCACTTCTGGTAGATGGTGATGAAAAGATAATAAACATAGAAGATGCAGCTGATATAATGGTTATCAGAAACTATATCTAA
- a CDS encoding NFACT family protein, with amino-acid sequence MIYIDGIGMKFLVNEIKNEILNYRVSKIYQYDKSSLSLFFGRQNLTFIINNKNTIFYLKDTKDDNTDFQSKFLLNLKKTLLNSKLINITQSGFDRIIYFQFEKLNQFGNLEKFDLIFEIMGKHSNLFLTEKNKIISSIFTASLDEGNRVIFPGSMYTPPFEKTKLSPMQLTSDDFPFTSGDDFLAAVEGSGKIFANEVYNNYNKFSEYLKNYLPVIYKQEKGRTLTYNVFSEFSAFEYDTYSTINESLNIYLNVSFKSSFFNSKKNNIIKFIDTHLVKNRKIIQNIKKDLDKNSNYQKYRNIGDILAANMHLLRHDIKEIALFDFYNEKEITIKLDPSLSPNENLNFYYNKYNKAKRTIENLNERLPKIEEEVDYLEEIKVFVNNETDIIGLEELENELNIKQKRKIKLNKKIKREILSYQFEDFTILVGRNSRENEEISFTKGNSNDIWLHIKDLPGSHVLILRENREVPDSVLLYAANLAGLYSKSGIGDKVTIDYCEKRFVKKIKKSKPGNVTYINYKSTDVVIKNIQT; translated from the coding sequence ATGATCTACATTGACGGAATAGGAATGAAATTCCTCGTAAACGAGATTAAAAATGAAATATTAAATTATAGAGTGAGTAAGATTTATCAGTATGATAAGTCTTCTCTCTCTTTATTTTTTGGCAGACAAAACCTTACCTTTATAATCAATAATAAAAATACTATTTTTTATCTGAAAGACACTAAAGATGACAATACAGACTTTCAGTCAAAGTTTCTTCTGAATCTGAAAAAGACTCTTCTAAATTCAAAACTTATTAACATTACACAAAGCGGTTTTGACAGAATAATATATTTTCAGTTTGAAAAACTGAACCAGTTTGGTAATCTGGAAAAATTTGATCTTATTTTTGAAATAATGGGAAAACACAGCAATCTTTTTCTTACTGAAAAAAATAAAATTATTTCTTCTATATTCACAGCTTCACTGGATGAGGGAAACAGGGTTATCTTCCCGGGAAGCATGTATACTCCCCCGTTTGAAAAAACTAAACTGTCTCCTATGCAGCTTACTTCTGATGACTTCCCTTTTACTTCAGGTGACGATTTTTTAGCAGCTGTGGAAGGTAGCGGGAAAATATTTGCCAATGAAGTTTATAATAACTATAATAAATTCTCGGAATATCTAAAAAACTATCTTCCTGTTATATATAAACAGGAAAAAGGACGTACACTCACTTATAATGTATTTTCGGAATTCTCTGCATTTGAATACGACACTTACTCTACTATTAACGAGTCTCTGAATATTTACCTGAATGTGAGTTTTAAATCCTCATTTTTTAACAGTAAAAAAAATAATATTATAAAATTTATTGACACCCATCTTGTAAAAAATAGAAAGATAATACAAAATATAAAAAAAGACCTTGATAAAAATTCAAATTATCAAAAATACAGAAATATTGGCGATATACTTGCTGCAAATATGCATTTACTCAGACATGACATAAAAGAAATAGCATTATTTGATTTCTATAACGAAAAAGAGATCACAATTAAGCTTGACCCCTCTCTTTCACCAAATGAAAATCTGAATTTTTACTATAATAAATATAACAAAGCTAAAAGAACCATAGAAAATCTCAATGAAAGACTTCCCAAGATTGAGGAAGAAGTAGATTATCTTGAGGAAATAAAAGTCTTTGTTAATAACGAAACTGATATTATAGGACTGGAAGAACTGGAAAATGAACTGAATATTAAACAAAAACGCAAAATCAAACTCAACAAAAAAATTAAAAGAGAAATTTTGAGTTATCAGTTTGAAGATTTCACAATACTTGTGGGAAGAAACAGCCGTGAAAATGAAGAAATCAGCTTTACAAAAGGTAACAGCAATGATATCTGGCTTCATATAAAAGATCTTCCCGGCAGTCATGTTCTTATTCTCAGAGAAAACAGGGAGGTTCCTGATTCTGTGCTGCTGTATGCTGCTAATCTTGCAGGCCTTTATTCTAAATCCGGTATTGGTGATAAAGTCACAATAGATTACTGTGAAAAACGCTTTGTAAAAAAGATAAAGAAAAGCAAGCCGGGAAATGTAACTTATATTAATTATAAAAGCACTGATGTTGTTATAAAAAATATACAGACATAA
- a CDS encoding outer membrane beta-barrel protein translates to MRKKYVLLIGLVLAFSVFAENNTVEVRGGYDVYKKIEQKDSNGYDKLKFKNGFNLGAEYRREIYENIQIGAGLEYNFNSDKTPGDKYSSADNSTIKYSSDDLDSIPLYATARYVFRNRTDFTPYVKINLGYSFNSGDMEAKKTLHDVNKTFKAYDYSAKDSFYYAFGTGVEYKNFIVDLTYEINDFKADGKRYTSVSDTPGGLNVTYKDEDIKFKNQKLKLSLGYQFDF, encoded by the coding sequence ATGAGAAAAAAATATGTATTATTAATTGGATTAGTTCTCGCTTTTTCTGTGTTTGCTGAAAATAACACAGTAGAAGTAAGAGGCGGGTATGACGTTTATAAAAAAATCGAGCAGAAAGACAGCAACGGGTACGATAAATTAAAATTCAAGAATGGTTTTAATCTGGGAGCTGAGTATAGAAGGGAAATATATGAAAATATACAGATAGGTGCAGGACTGGAGTATAATTTTAACAGTGACAAAACTCCGGGAGATAAGTACAGTTCTGCTGATAACAGTACAATAAAATACAGCAGTGATGATCTGGATTCTATTCCTTTATATGCTACTGCAAGATATGTTTTTAGAAACAGAACGGATTTTACTCCTTATGTAAAAATAAATTTAGGGTATTCATTTAATTCCGGTGATATGGAAGCTAAAAAAACACTGCATGACGTAAATAAAACTTTCAAGGCTTACGATTACAGTGCTAAGGATAGTTTTTACTATGCTTTCGGAACAGGAGTGGAGTATAAAAATTTCATTGTAGATCTTACATATGAAATAAATGATTTTAAGGCTGACGGAAAGAGATATACAAGTGTCAGTGATACACCGGGAGGATTAAACGTAACATATAAAGACGAAGATATAAAATTTAAAAATCAAAAATTGAAACTTTCACTAGGATATCAGTTTGATTTTTAA
- a CDS encoding DUF3100 domain-containing protein: MKKTYIYMVIFAFIIIAIAEIIGIQIIPIGGKLALTILPLAFAILFTMLLGLKPLRKGIIAKIYTKENVNFAGKYLIIIMLPLMARYGATIAPQLKDIVSKGPIFIFQELGNLGTVILGLPIAILLGLRREAIGCTLGLGREGELAYISERYTLDSPEGRGVLSLYIIGTLFGALFFSFFAPLLSYVGYDPQALAMASGVGSGSMMAASSSALTSHFPELGEQITAYASASNLLTSFLGTYSMLFLAAPLQSFMYKLLTRGDKK; encoded by the coding sequence ATGAAGAAAACTTATATTTATATGGTGATTTTTGCATTTATAATAATTGCTATTGCCGAAATAATAGGAATTCAGATTATTCCTATCGGAGGGAAGCTGGCTCTGACTATACTGCCGCTGGCATTTGCAATTTTATTTACAATGCTTTTGGGTTTGAAACCATTGAGAAAAGGAATTATAGCAAAGATTTACACAAAAGAAAATGTAAATTTTGCGGGAAAATATCTGATTATAATCATGCTTCCGCTAATGGCGAGATACGGTGCCACAATAGCGCCGCAGTTAAAAGATATAGTCAGCAAAGGACCTATTTTTATATTTCAGGAATTAGGAAATCTCGGAACGGTAATACTGGGACTTCCAATAGCTATTCTTTTAGGGCTTAGACGAGAAGCTATAGGATGTACGCTTGGTCTTGGAAGAGAAGGGGAACTAGCTTATATATCTGAAAGATATACTCTTGATTCGCCGGAAGGACGTGGAGTACTGTCTCTTTACATAATAGGAACATTATTCGGAGCGCTGTTTTTCAGCTTCTTTGCACCGCTGTTAAGTTATGTGGGATATGATCCTCAGGCACTTGCCATGGCTTCGGGAGTAGGTTCGGGAAGTATGATGGCGGCTTCGTCATCAGCACTGACTTCGCATTTTCCTGAACTGGGAGAACAGATAACGGCATATGCCAGTGCAAGTAACCTGTTAACAAGCTTCTTAGGTACATATTCAATGTTATTTTTAGCAGCTCCGTTACAGAGCTTTATGTATAAGTTATTAACAAGAGGTGATAAAAAATGA
- a CDS encoding M20/M25/M40 family metallo-hydrolase, whose translation MFFKNQYQEIKDLGEKIFKNPELGYKEFKTKETVIEFLKKVNPEIEMEFFSTTGIKTSLGSGKNINLAFVGELDAVYAPSHWCSDNESGAAHNCGHHTQVAITLALYNYFYTTKAYEKLDYTLTFIFIPAEEYLDLAYREKLQKDGVISYYGGKPEAMRLGIFDDIDIGVCVHAIGGSFTERTSEINCDLAGFLYKKYTFRGSASHAGFDPFSGKNAYSMSNIFQVALGLMRQQLKDTEHVRMNPIVMNSDMSTNVIPNFIKVGTDLRTKTVDYMKIVADRIDKAAKGSAICLDGEVESETQMGYLPFVQDRYIGQFVVEAFDEQSEIKTLWNNKFISAAGDIGDLSYIMPCIQIGYSGFAGTIHGDDFKDEDPEMIYEIFPKFVAKSLEYMSGKIDKSKLYKKSFKEYEECINSIIGK comes from the coding sequence ATGTTTTTTAAGAACCAATATCAAGAGATAAAAGATTTGGGTGAGAAGATATTTAAGAACCCTGAACTAGGCTACAAAGAGTTTAAGACTAAAGAAACAGTTATCGAATTTCTGAAAAAAGTAAATCCGGAAATAGAAATGGAATTCTTTAGTACCACCGGGATAAAAACCAGCCTTGGAAGCGGGAAGAATATCAATCTGGCCTTTGTAGGAGAATTAGATGCAGTGTATGCACCTTCACACTGGTGTTCCGATAATGAGAGCGGAGCAGCACATAACTGTGGACATCATACACAGGTAGCAATAACACTGGCATTATATAATTATTTTTATACAACAAAAGCATATGAAAAACTGGATTATACGCTAACCTTTATATTTATACCCGCAGAAGAGTATCTGGATCTTGCTTACAGGGAAAAGCTTCAGAAAGACGGCGTAATAAGCTATTACGGCGGAAAACCCGAGGCAATGAGACTGGGTATTTTCGATGATATAGATATAGGTGTTTGTGTTCACGCAATAGGAGGATCATTTACAGAAAGAACTTCTGAAATAAACTGTGATCTTGCCGGTTTTCTTTATAAAAAATATACTTTTAGAGGAAGTGCATCACATGCAGGTTTTGATCCTTTTTCCGGGAAAAATGCATATAGTATGTCTAATATATTTCAGGTAGCTCTGGGACTTATGAGACAGCAGCTGAAAGATACTGAACATGTGAGAATGAATCCAATTGTGATGAATTCCGATATGTCTACGAATGTAATACCTAATTTCATAAAAGTCGGGACAGATTTAAGGACAAAGACTGTGGATTATATGAAAATAGTAGCCGACAGAATAGATAAAGCAGCAAAGGGGAGTGCAATATGTCTTGACGGTGAAGTAGAATCAGAGACACAGATGGGTTATCTGCCGTTTGTACAGGATCGTTATATAGGACAGTTTGTAGTAGAAGCCTTTGATGAGCAGAGTGAAATAAAGACTTTGTGGAATAATAAGTTTATCAGTGCTGCAGGAGATATAGGAGATCTTTCTTATATAATGCCTTGTATACAGATAGGTTACAGCGGGTTTGCCGGTACAATACACGGTGATGATTTCAAGGATGAAGATCCGGAAATGATATACGAAATATTTCCAAAATTTGTAGCAAAGTCTCTGGAATATATGAGCGGAAAAATAGACAAGTCAAAGTTATACAAAAAGAGTTTTAAAGAATATGAAGAGTGTATAAATTCCATTATTGGAAAATAA
- a CDS encoding HPr family phosphocarrier protein produces the protein MASKTVTITNPTGLHTRPGGIFVSKAKEFESDVFVEHDGKKVNGKSLLKLLSIGIKNGSEVTVTAEGADADQAVETLGELLATIRD, from the coding sequence ATGGCAAGTAAAACAGTAACTATTACTAATCCTACAGGATTACATACAAGACCAGGTGGAATTTTTGTATCTAAAGCAAAAGAATTTGAAAGTGATGTTTTTGTAGAACATGACGGAAAAAAAGTGAATGGGAAATCTCTGTTAAAGTTATTATCTATCGGAATTAAAAACGGATCAGAAGTAACAGTAACAGCTGAAGGAGCTGACGCTGACCAGGCAGTAGAAACTTTAGGAGAATTATTAGCAACTATAAGAGATTAA
- a CDS encoding CTP synthase — translation MEKKYVFVTGGVVSSLGKGITASSLGRLLKERGYKVTIQKFDPYVNVDPGTMSPYQHGEVFVTEDGAETDLDLGHYERFIDEELTKYNSLTTGRLMSTILNKERKGEYLGATVQFVPHVTDEIKDYIRKVSCANDSDIVITEIGGTIGDIEGDTFIEAIRQFKKDAGRDNVIYIHVTLLPYIKAAGELKTKPTQHSVKVLRSLGISPDIIVVRSEHPVDENIKKKISLFCDIDEEAVIEANDADVLYEIPLTMEKLGLADVACKYLKLENKKPDLVKWKTMVEKYKNPKKCAKVAVVGKYVELKDAYISIHEAIEHAGYNQDTKVKIDYIQSEDYDPSILSQYEGILVPGGFGDRGVEGKLNAIKYARENKIPYLGICLGMQTACIEFAKNVLGHVNATSTEFDANTDYPIISLMEEQEDIVDLGGTMRLGTYPCKLKEGSKAYSLYNSELINERHRHRYEFNNKYRDEFEKAGMRITGTSPDGKYVEVVELDNHPFFVASQYHPEFKSRPDKPHPLFFGWISAVLENSKK, via the coding sequence GTGGAGAAAAAGTACGTTTTTGTTACCGGAGGAGTAGTTTCGTCTTTAGGGAAAGGAATTACTGCATCATCATTGGGAAGATTGTTAAAAGAGAGAGGATACAAAGTAACAATACAAAAATTCGATCCTTATGTAAACGTCGATCCTGGAACAATGAGCCCGTATCAGCATGGTGAGGTTTTTGTAACAGAAGATGGTGCGGAAACAGACTTGGATTTGGGGCATTATGAGAGATTTATAGATGAGGAGCTTACCAAATATAACAGTCTGACTACAGGAAGACTTATGTCTACTATTTTAAACAAAGAAAGAAAAGGGGAGTATCTTGGTGCTACAGTTCAGTTCGTTCCCCATGTAACAGATGAAATAAAAGACTATATAAGAAAAGTATCATGTGCTAATGACTCTGACATAGTAATTACAGAAATAGGAGGCACAATCGGGGATATAGAGGGCGATACTTTCATAGAAGCAATAAGACAGTTCAAAAAGGATGCCGGAAGAGACAATGTAATTTATATCCATGTTACTCTGCTTCCTTACATAAAAGCAGCAGGAGAGTTGAAAACGAAGCCTACGCAGCATAGTGTAAAAGTATTAAGAAGTCTTGGAATATCACCTGATATAATAGTAGTAAGAAGTGAACATCCTGTAGATGAGAATATTAAGAAAAAAATATCTTTATTCTGCGACATAGATGAAGAAGCAGTAATAGAGGCAAATGATGCAGATGTTTTATATGAAATACCGCTTACAATGGAAAAGTTAGGTCTGGCAGATGTAGCATGTAAATATTTGAAACTTGAAAATAAAAAGCCTGATTTGGTAAAATGGAAAACTATGGTGGAAAAATATAAGAACCCGAAGAAATGTGCAAAAGTAGCCGTAGTAGGGAAATATGTAGAATTAAAAGATGCATATATAAGTATACATGAAGCTATAGAGCATGCCGGTTATAATCAGGATACCAAGGTAAAAATAGATTATATCCAGTCAGAAGATTATGATCCGTCGATTTTGTCGCAGTATGAAGGAATACTTGTTCCGGGAGGCTTTGGCGACAGAGGAGTGGAAGGTAAACTAAATGCCATAAAATATGCAAGGGAAAATAAGATTCCATATTTGGGGATATGCCTTGGAATGCAGACAGCATGTATAGAATTCGCTAAAAATGTCCTTGGTCATGTAAATGCCACTTCCACAGAATTCGATGCTAATACTGATTACCCTATAATAAGTCTTATGGAAGAACAGGAAGATATAGTGGATCTGGGCGGGACAATGAGACTGGGAACTTATCCTTGTAAATTAAAAGAAGGAAGCAAAGCATATTCATTGTATAATTCTGAATTAATAAATGAGAGACACAGACACAGATATGAATTTAACAATAAATACAGAGATGAATTTGAAAAAGCAGGAATGAGAATTACAGGGACATCACCTGACGGAAAATACGTAGAAGTAGTGGAATTAGATAATCATCCGTTCTTCGTGGCTTCACAGTATCACCCGGAATTCAAAAGCAGGCCGGATAAGCCGCATCCTTTATTTTTCGGATGGATAAGTGCAGTTTTGGAAAATAGCAAAAAATAA
- a CDS encoding dual specificity protein phosphatase family protein: MENYVKVFLLFLFLIQSISFAEINSIEEEILADNIRNFYKVSDGLYRSAQPNKKDMELMDIIGIKTVINLRRDHSDNYEAKNTSLKVERVKMNAGKIKDEDIIEILTMIKNSDGPVLIHCWHGSDRTGVVVAMYRIIFEDYTKEEAIKELREDKYGHHESIYGNIVKYIQDADIEKLKSKIL, translated from the coding sequence ATGGAAAATTATGTGAAGGTCTTCCTATTATTTCTATTTTTGATACAAAGTATCAGCTTTGCCGAAATAAATTCCATAGAAGAGGAAATACTGGCTGATAATATAAGGAATTTTTATAAAGTAAGCGACGGATTGTACAGGTCAGCACAGCCTAATAAAAAAGACATGGAATTAATGGATATAATAGGAATAAAAACAGTAATAAATCTCAGAAGAGACCATTCTGACAATTATGAAGCAAAGAATACCAGCCTAAAGGTGGAAAGAGTAAAAATGAATGCCGGTAAGATAAAAGATGAGGATATAATTGAAATCCTTACTATGATAAAAAATTCTGACGGGCCTGTTTTGATACACTGCTGGCATGGAAGTGACAGAACCGGGGTAGTTGTCGCTATGTACAGAATAATATTCGAAGATTATACTAAAGAAGAGGCTATAAAAGAGCTGAGAGAAGATAAATACGGACACCATGAGAGTATTTACGGGAATATAGTGAAGTATATACAAGATGCAGATATAGAAAAACTAAAATCAAAAATTTTATAA
- a CDS encoding class II fructose-bisphosphate aldolase — MKYHFKDLGLSNTKEMFAKANKEGYSVPAFNFNNLEQVQGIIEACVETGSPVILQVSKGARNYIGKEMVPFLAQAAVAYARAKGSDIPIALHLDHGPDFETCKDCIEYGFSSVMIDGSHHAYEENIEESKKVAEFAHQNDVTVEAELGVLAGVEDDVVADAHIYTQPDEVEDFVKRTGVDSLAIAIGTSHGAHKFKPGDNPKIRLDILEEIEKRIPGFPIVLHGSSSVPKQFVDLMKQYGGELADAIGIPDEQLRLASKSAVAKINVDTDGRLAFTAGIREALAKNPKEFDPRKYLEPGKNYMKEFYKEKIKTVFGSEGAYKKGE, encoded by the coding sequence ATGAAGTATCATTTCAAAGATTTAGGTTTAAGCAATACAAAAGAAATGTTTGCAAAAGCTAACAAAGAGGGATATTCTGTTCCTGCGTTTAACTTTAACAACTTAGAGCAGGTTCAGGGGATAATTGAAGCATGTGTGGAAACAGGATCACCTGTTATCTTACAAGTATCAAAGGGAGCAAGAAATTACATAGGAAAAGAAATGGTTCCTTTTTTAGCACAGGCAGCAGTAGCTTATGCAAGAGCAAAAGGATCTGACATACCAATCGCTCTTCACCTTGATCATGGTCCTGATTTTGAAACTTGTAAAGACTGTATTGAATACGGATTCAGTTCTGTAATGATAGACGGTTCTCATCACGCTTACGAGGAAAACATAGAAGAATCTAAAAAAGTAGCAGAGTTTGCACATCAGAATGATGTAACAGTAGAAGCAGAGCTTGGAGTACTTGCAGGAGTGGAAGATGATGTAGTAGCAGACGCACATATATATACACAGCCTGATGAAGTAGAAGACTTCGTAAAAAGAACAGGAGTAGATTCATTAGCTATAGCAATAGGAACTTCTCACGGAGCACATAAGTTCAAACCAGGGGATAATCCTAAAATAAGACTGGATATTCTTGAAGAAATAGAAAAAAGAATACCTGGATTCCCTATAGTATTACACGGTTCTTCATCTGTACCTAAACAATTTGTTGATTTAATGAAACAGTACGGAGGAGAGTTAGCAGATGCTATTGGTATACCTGATGAACAATTAAGACTTGCATCAAAATCAGCTGTTGCTAAAATTAACGTTGATACAGACGGAAGACTGGCTTTTACAGCAGGAATAAGAGAAGCACTTGCTAAAAATCCTAAAGAATTCGACCCAAGAAAATATCTTGAACCAGGGAAAAATTACATGAAAGAATTCTATAAAGAAAAAATAAAAACAGTATTTGGTTCTGAAGGTGCTTATAAAAAAGGCGAGTAA
- a CDS encoding DUF4163 domain-containing protein gives MKIFKYVLFLMIFSSMCLMAKTEVKVPEMKTETVYINGNKNFEIIKPSFTDNVKFKAVNDEINRIIDIDAITKDEKEICSDDPERCEHYELSIGPDMIYADNNVISFTINGYQYTGGAHGGGWVTSLLVDRKTGKLITETLKTNNKAVFNKIQKYIIDNPEGIFFEDEYTVKELTDSAVVYQSGKDTIGIIYLNYAVAPYAAGMPEFEYNTKTKKLYFFDSYSGDEVKKVEIK, from the coding sequence ATGAAAATATTTAAGTATGTATTATTTTTAATGATTTTTTCAAGTATGTGCCTGATGGCAAAAACTGAAGTAAAAGTTCCTGAAATGAAAACGGAAACTGTCTATATTAACGGAAACAAAAATTTCGAAATAATAAAACCGTCATTTACTGATAATGTGAAATTCAAAGCTGTCAATGATGAAATAAACAGAATAATAGACATAGATGCAATAACAAAAGACGAGAAGGAAATTTGTAGTGACGATCCTGAAAGATGTGAGCATTATGAACTGTCAATAGGGCCGGATATGATTTATGCAGATAATAATGTAATATCTTTTACAATAAACGGATATCAGTATACAGGCGGAGCACACGGCGGCGGCTGGGTAACTTCTTTGCTTGTAGACAGAAAAACGGGAAAACTTATTACTGAGACATTAAAGACTAATAATAAAGCTGTATTTAATAAAATACAAAAATATATTATTGATAATCCGGAAGGGATATTTTTTGAGGATGAATATACAGTAAAGGAATTAACTGACAGTGCCGTGGTTTATCAGTCAGGCAAAGATACAATCGGGATAATCTACCTGAATTATGCTGTGGCACCGTATGCAGCAGGTATGCCTGAATTTGAATATAATACAAAAACAAAGAAACTTTATTTTTTCGATAGTTATTCAGGAGATGAAGTAAAAAAAGTGGAAATAAAATAA
- the serS gene encoding serine--tRNA ligase produces the protein MIDMKFIRENTEVIRESLKNRNSNFDLDGLLKTDEARRELLQEAETLKKEKNDQSALIGKYKREGQNADELLANMGKVSEKIKELDEKITKIEEEQNYLLLTIPNKLHESVPVGTSEDDNVEVRKWGEPKKFDFEPKPHEELGAELGILDFERGAKLSGSRFTVYKGLAAKLERALINFMLDLHTSEHGYEEMLTPQLVKREIMIGTGQLPKFEDDAYKTTDDMFLIPTAEVTLTNLHKDEILAESELPKYYCGFTACFRREAGSHGKDIKGILRQHQFNKVEMVKIVHPDNSYNELEKMVNNAETILQRLNIPYRVLALCSGDIGFGASKTYDVEVWIPSQNKYREISSCSNTEDFQARRAMIKYRSDADKKSYFVHTLNGSGLAVGRTLLAIMENYQREDGSIEIPEVLVPYMGGITEIKNNGK, from the coding sequence ATGATAGATATGAAATTTATTAGAGAAAATACTGAAGTAATAAGGGAAAGTCTGAAAAACAGAAATAGTAATTTTGATCTGGACGGGCTTTTGAAAACTGATGAAGCAAGACGTGAATTGTTACAGGAAGCCGAGACATTAAAAAAAGAGAAAAATGATCAGAGTGCTTTAATAGGAAAGTATAAAAGAGAAGGACAGAATGCAGACGAGCTTCTGGCAAATATGGGGAAAGTAAGTGAAAAAATAAAAGAACTTGATGAAAAAATAACAAAAATAGAGGAAGAGCAGAATTATCTCCTGCTGACAATCCCTAATAAGCTTCATGAAAGTGTGCCGGTAGGTACTTCAGAAGATGATAACGTAGAAGTAAGAAAATGGGGAGAGCCGAAAAAATTTGATTTTGAACCAAAGCCGCATGAAGAATTAGGTGCAGAACTGGGAATTCTGGATTTTGAAAGAGGAGCAAAGCTTTCAGGATCAAGATTTACAGTATATAAAGGACTTGCTGCGAAACTGGAAAGAGCCCTTATTAATTTTATGCTTGATCTTCATACAAGTGAACACGGATACGAAGAGATGCTTACTCCTCAGCTGGTAAAAAGGGAAATAATGATAGGGACCGGTCAGCTTCCGAAATTTGAGGATGATGCATATAAGACTACTGATGATATGTTCTTGATACCTACAGCAGAGGTTACTCTGACTAATCTTCATAAAGATGAAATTCTTGCGGAAAGTGAACTTCCTAAGTATTACTGCGGATTTACTGCATGCTTTAGAAGAGAAGCAGGATCACACGGTAAGGATATAAAGGGTATACTTAGACAACACCAGTTTAATAAAGTAGAAATGGTGAAAATAGTTCATCCTGATAATTCATATAATGAACTTGAAAAGATGGTAAATAATGCGGAAACAATATTGCAGAGACTAAATATTCCTTACAGAGTACTTGCTCTGTGCAGCGGAGATATAGGATTCGGAGCTTCAAAAACTTATGATGTGGAAGTATGGATTCCAAGCCAGAATAAATACAGAGAGATATCTTCTTGCTCAAATACAGAGGATTTTCAGGCAAGAAGAGCCATGATAAAGTATAGATCAGATGCTGACAAAAAGAGTTACTTCGTTCACACATTAAATGGATCAGGGCTGGCAGTGGGAAGAACACTTCTTGCAATTATGGAAAATTATCAGAGAGAAGACGGAAGTATAGAAATACCTGAGGTTTTAGTGCCTTATATGGGCGGTATTACTGAGATAAAAAATAACGGGAAATAA